AAGCTTTTAGCTGTTCTCCATCTCCTTATGCCGCCTCCCAATGCTGGCCTTTGAGAGATCGTCCGCGAACTAATATCGCTGTATCATGTAGACCCCGAGTCGATTATACTCCTAGTGACGATGACTTTCTATGTCGATATCTAGCAGCACATCACCCAGGAGGCTCATGGGCTAGTAGGAAAACGTATCAGAATCTGGTGAGCGCCTCGTTTTGCCATCCTACTGTCATAGCCATAAATCTATAGTGTACATAGCAGTACAGCGTAGACTTGAAAACGGGTCTGACATCTCCGTTACCTATGCAGTACGCCTCAGAATATACCCACTCTAAACGGCACTCTGCTCAATCTTGGCACGAGAGATACAAGAAAAACTCTACAAGTTTCGAAAAACGGGTTCGCGGTCTCGTTCAGGACGGTGTGGACACGACTCTGAAGACTagaaaagagagagaaaaagcCAAATTGGTACAGGCGTCCAGTGACGAGCCGTCGGTGGCACGTACTATGTAAGTTGTTGTCTTGAACAAAGACTTTATTTGAGATGACTAGCTGAAACCAAAACCTCATCAGTAGCGGCACAATACCGACAGAAAATGCCGCTGGACCATCACGTACAATTGTAACGGAGCCATCTGCACTTTCCACGCAGAATCGACCtgaaaaaagaaagcttgttgaattggatgatgaagaatcttcaccttctgttTTGATACCGACAGAATCAACAAGCAAGAGGTTGCGCGCAGATCCTGTTCAAGTTATTGACGAAACGTCAAACAAGAGTCAAGCGAAAGCTCCTATTCTCCCCAAATCCCCTCAACGACCATCACCTGCTGAAGAGCGGATTTCATCCGCTTCTCGGTCAGACCAGGTGTCGAAGAGTGATACCCGTGGCCATTCAGGTCCGAGAACGGAAGCTGAAGTCGCTACGGCTGAAGTTTCAGCACAAGCAAGCTCTACGACCATTACTGCTTCTGTCCCGGCTCAATCAGAAGCTCCGACCGACCAAACAGGCCATCAAACTACACTTCCTCCAGCTGTCACCCCCGGCCGTGAGATCGACCTACCAAAACCTGCCGCTTCAATTGGCGAAAAAACAGATGCAACCGAAATCCCCAGTGATCAAATACGGCGGACACAGCGGTCTAGTCCAGCTCAAGATATCGGTGATCAAACTATGGATACAGATATAGTAGACAGAAATTTGATCGATGACAACGACGGGTCAAAAAGAAGTGCTCCTGGTCCCTCTCTACCGGTTTCTCAAGCGGAGACCGATACcaacgatgaagaagaaagccaGAGAGGTGAAGCAACCCAAGCTATTCTAGCTGACTTTGCCAGAGCTCAAGCAGAAGCTGGTCGCGGCATTTCATATTCAGCATCTTCTAGCAGGTGGAGAAAGCCCGTCAAAGAGAATAAAGAAACTAGAAGCACCCCACCTCCGCCTTCTGAAAGTCAGAATATTGGACCTGAACCATCTCGATCTCAAGACAAGTCTTCACCTCAGCGACCGATTACGGTTCCACCATCAGCGAACGCCCAGTCTTCACCTATGCATATCATCCTTAGTCCACCGAAACGCTCTGAAACTTCTTTACAATCTAGTCGATCTGCACCTTCTGCTATTGATAGGGGTGCTGTAAACGGGACTATATCGTCAGACGGTCATACGAGAATGTCAATTCCTTTCCAACTTGGAGTTGATATTCGAGCTGTACCAAGCGGCGCAGGTACGCTTGCAATCGCCAACGAGCGGCCTCAGTCCCCTCAAACCCAATTGCAGGCCATtcaagctggaccatcttcTACTATTGAGACACCTCAAAGAAATACGTATGAAAACGGTCGAACGACGACTACACCTACATCATCGGATTTAccagaaagaagagaaaaacatTCATTGTTACGTGATCGATTAAtcgcttcagcttcaaaaaGACGTAAAACATTAGATAGAATGTCAATCGGTTCAAATCGATCATCTCCAAATCATTCTTCGTCTTCCAATAGAAATCGTGGTCATTATCAAGACAAGGAAACGGGACCAGATATGGTATTTAGAGAAACTTCAATACCACCTAGACCAGAAAAGCTTACACCAcaattatcttcaccttctcctaCAGTAACTGTACAAAGGGCCATCAGTCCGCCATTAAGTggaaaagaaagggaagaaaaatacataaaaggtaaaagtttAATACAACTACAAATCCAAGAATATAAAAATAGAATTACAAATTTGGCCAAAACATACAATATGACAACAGCCGAAGTTGTTAACTTTATCAATAATAGTGTTaattcaaaagataaaagcAAAAATAAAAGTACTGGTGAAAGGTATTGGGACGAGATCGAGAAGAATCTAAAAGAACGAAGATTATAAAACAAGATGAATGGATCATTTGGGCTTTTTGTGCGAAGTGGATACATTGCGTAGCTGATGATGTTTAAGTATCTTAAAATGTTACTTTGTGATGATCATCCAAATATTGTATGAATCTTATGTCATTTGCCTGCAATATGAGAACTTGTTACCGTCTCTTTCGTTGGTGCTGATTACAAATATAGCCgttcttgaagatgattgcAATCTAAGAGAATTAAAGATTCGCATCAAAGCATCGTCGAGTCATCGAGTTATCCCAAAAATAAATGCATATTTTATGATCTATGAACAAAGCAAGTTCTCTCTTTAGATGCTATCAAATCTATACTGATTACTCTAATTTCATTCAATGATGTTTTTAAGCTTTGTTTTCATAAGCAGCAGTATGAATTGAAACGGCTCTTCCTGAAGGATCAGAAGAAACACCCCATTCTTGTTTTGGAATCCATCTTACTGCAGTTGAAGCTGCAGCTTTTGTTGGGAAATGAGATTCGAAAATTTCTCTAATCCAATAAGCTTCTTTTGTATCTGGTGTTGATTCAGGGAATCTTTCACTTCTAGAATTAAATTGTTCATCTGAAACTTTACTTGAAGCATGATCTTTAATTCCATCAATCCATGAATATCCAACACCATCAGAaaattgttctttttgtCTCCATAATATTGAATCTGGTAAATATGCTTTTCCATCAGGTGAACAATCAAATGCTTTTCTAATTATGTACTATAATCATAAGAATAAGACGTTAGTATAAGTAGATAAATCTGACAGCTAATAAATAaggaaactcactttttccatttttggtcttccatcttcatcaacttcttgtTGTGTACCTTTTGAGAACATCTTGTATTTGGCATCAACGTTCATAGCAACTTCAAGGAATTGTTTATCGAGGAAAGGTACACGCGCTTCAAGACCCCATGCCATGGTGGATCTATTAGAGAACAAGAAATCAGTTATGAAGATAATTGAGCATATAACTGCATACTTTACTCACTTGTTGGCTCGGAGACAATCAGCGGTGTGCAAGTTTTTCACACGTTTTACTAATTCTTCGTGGAAGTCTTGTGCGTTAGGAGCAGCGTGGAAGTAAAGATAACCTGAATAATTGATTAAATGTTTAGCTATTATCTCATAAAATGCAACGATTATCTACTTACCACCAAAGATTTCATCGGATCCTTCACCACTCAATACCATTTTAACACCCATAGCTTTAATTTTTCTAGATAACAAGTACATAGGTGTAGAAGCTCTAACAGTTGTGACATCAAAGGTTTCAAGGTGGTAGATAACTTCTTCAATAGCATCGAGACCTTCTTCTAAGGTGAAAGTGTATTCATGGTGAACTGTACCTAAGAAATCGGCAGCTTTTTTGGCAGCTATTAAATCTGGAGCACCTGGAAGACCGATAGCGAAAGAGTGAAGTTGTGGCCAAGTAGCAAGAGGTTTTTCGTCACCTAATTACATATGTACGAAATCAGCTACCGTCTCTGTGTAAGACAGAAATGGAATAGATAACAAGCTATAaagtgaattagaaaaaatcaacttaccaacCCATTTACCATCTGCGATAGcttgttttctttctcttctgaATTTTTCAtgttcttcagctaatttatcagTTTCTCTTGCTGCTATAGAAGCGATTAAACTTGAATCTAAACCACCTGATAATAAAACACCATATGGTACTTCAGACATTAATCTTTTTCTTACTGCACCTTCTAAAGTTTCTCTTAATAATTTATAATCTACTTCGTTACGAGGAATTGGTCCACCTTTTACATCACCATCCCACCATGTAGGTTTGAAATatctttctaattttttagattttgaaTCATAGAAATGACCAGGTGGGAAAGCGATCAAgttatcaacttcttcatgAATTGCTTTTAATTCTGAAGAGAAATATAATgtatcaggtgaagatgaatgatatcCCATATATAATGTTGTTATACCAATTGGATCTCTAGCGGCAATTAATCTAGGTGGTTCAACTGATTTATCAAGTAAAACGAAAGAGAACATTCCATCGAGTTTAGCACACAATCCTGTATCATGTTCTCGGTACTAATATGTTAAGGACAGTGGAAATAATCAGTAAAATCTCCATAAAACTTTCGCCGCTTTCTTCCCCTCGGATATATGATATACTCACCAAGTGCATGATTACTTCACAATCTGAATGTGTCTTGAAAACGGCATCTTGGTTCTTGAGACTTTTTCTCAATTCAACGTGGTTGTAAATTTCACCGTTGACGGcaagaacaagttgatcatcttcactaaCGAGAGGCTGAGCACCGGTGTCTATGTGATACGAAACAGATGTTAATAAATCTATCCACCCACCCGCCCTACACAGACTAGACTGCCCCCATCCCCCACCTAGCTGCCGCTTAAAAGGTTAAACACTCACCAACACCAACAATGGCTAATCTTTCATGTACCATAATAGTATCTTTTGTCATATAACATCCTGACCAATCTGGACCTCTAtgtctttgtttttttgaACATGCAATTGCTCTTGGTCTATATGatgctaaatcaccttgtCTGTTGAAACAACAGTAAATACCACACATTTTGTAGGTTTTGTCGTGTCTCTATGTATTGAAGAGGAAATGGAATTGAGTTCTAAACTAGTTTTTTTGCGAATGCTTGTATGAAGCTGAtgggtatatatgtatatgtataccttttgtttgatgatcaatgcgtttatctatctatttaaACGATGACTcgaaaagataagaaatcTTTGTCTGTATATATTCAATTGTTTCTCGAAAGTTTATCTCAACTCGGTTGACTCCTAACTTTTTTTTCTGGTTGTAGGGATATATTTGTATGAACGCGGCCAATTGGGTGGTAGAGTGGGCCGGTTGATCCGTTGTACTAACAGTATACGCTTAAATCCTATATCAAAGGTATATCAATCCCTGAACCAGAATATGCTGGTTGACTCGAATTTAGAATCCGGTACTACCGATTTAACCGTTTTTTAATGCCACATCACTCCTCATAGCTCACCATACTTACTCGGTTAGATAGAGAACTGTTCAACCGGTTTATCATTGATACTTTCTATTCATGTTTGTGTGTACCTGGGAGACACTGATCTATCAAGAGCGGGAGACATGCATAGTGAATAGACCTGATATCTATATGATGGTTGTGAATATCAAGGCGTTGGGTGTGTATGCACAGAGTGGTGATCAAGGAACTGCATGCAAAATACAGCAATACGTTGCGTTGATTGAATATTGAATTCGGTCTCAGGCGATGACGCCAAGATAACAGGACGATAAAGAAGTAGGTGTTTTGTTGATCGTACCTTCCTAATCAAGTAAAAATAGACATGCTTTATGTAACCCCTCAATCTATCAGATCATGCGGTAAGAGCGGCGGTAATCGCATTATCACATTCTGGTCATGTCATGGTGACCATCAAAAGGAATGATGCATTCTGTTCACTTCGTTTGGTACATTCAACGACT
This is a stretch of genomic DNA from Kwoniella dendrophila CBS 6074 chromosome 3, complete sequence. It encodes these proteins:
- a CDS encoding asparagine synthase (glutamine-hydrolyzing), whose product is MCGIYCCFNRQGDLASYRPRAIACSKKQRHRGPDWSGCYMTKDTIMVHERLAIVGVDTGAQPLVSEDDQLVLAVNGEIYNHVELRKSLKNQDAVFKTHSDCEVIMHLYREHDTGLCAKLDGMFSFVLLDKSVEPPRLIAARDPIGITTLYMGYHSSSPDTLYFSSELKAIHEEVDNLIAFPPGHFYDSKSKKLERYFKPTWWDGDVKGGPIPRNEVDYKLLRETLEGAVRKRLMSEVPYGVLLSGGLDSSLIASIAARETDKLAEEHEKFRRERKQAIADGKWVGDEKPLATWPQLHSFAIGLPGAPDLIAAKKAADFLGTVHHEYTFTLEEGLDAIEEVIYHLETFDVTTVRASTPMYLLSRKIKAMGVKMVLSGEGSDEIFGGYLYFHAAPNAQDFHEELVKRVKNLHTADCLRANKSTMAWGLEARVPFLDKQFLEVAMNVDAKYKMFSKGTQQEVDEDGRPKMEKYIIRKAFDCSPDGKAYLPDSILWRQKEQFSDGVGYSWIDGIKDHASSKVSDEQFNSRSERFPESTPDTKEAYWIREIFESHFPTKAAASTAVRWIPKQEWGVSSDPSGRAVSIHTAAYENKA